GCGATCCCCGTTACTCGCAGCGCTGGTCCCCGGTGCGCCCGGCCTTGGCCAGCCGCGACAACACCCAGCCTCGGGTCAGCACGACGGCGATCACCACGGCGGCCGTGACAGTGAAGACCCGGTTCGGGTCCACCGCAGGCCGCCAGCGAACCTCGCCCCCTCGGATGACGAACGCCCCGGCCGGAGTGGCGTTCATGCCGAAGCCGCCGCCCTCACCCTGGGGACCCTTCTCGTCCTGCCCGCTGCCCGCACCGCCACCGCCGGCTACTCGCGCCGCCGGGATGACGGTGACGCCGTCCTTCTCGTACGGCTCGCCGAACACCCGGCGCACCG
This portion of the Actinomycetes bacterium genome encodes:
- a CDS encoding spore germination protein GerW family protein, which translates into the protein MDIDKFLGNAKDTLTVRRVFGEPYEKDGVTVIPAARVAGGGGAGSGQDEKGPQGEGGGFGMNATPAGAFVIRGGEVRWRPAVDPNRVFTVTAAVVIAVVLTRGWVLSRLAKAGRTGDQRCE